In the Rattus rattus isolate New Zealand chromosome 18, Rrattus_CSIRO_v1, whole genome shotgun sequence genome, one interval contains:
- the LOC116887112 gene encoding keratin-associated protein 12-1-like isoform X2 encodes MCHTSCSSGCQPSCCVSSSCQPSCCVPCQSSSCWPAICIPVRYQVACCVPVSCGPTVCMAPSCQSSVCVPVSCRPVCVTSSCQSSGCCQPSCPTVVCRPVTCNPSCC; translated from the exons ATGTGTCACACCAGCTGTTCTTCAGGGTGCCAGCCCTCCTGCTGTGTGTCCAGCTCCTGCCAGCCCTCCTGCTGTGT CCCCTGCCAATCATCCAGCTGCTGGCCTGCTATATGCATTCCTGTGAGATACCAGGTAGCCTGCTGTGTACCTGTAAGCTGCGGGCCCACTGTGTGCATGGCTCCCTCCTGccagtcctctgtgtgtgtgcccgtgaGCTGCCGGCCAGTCTGTGTGACCTCCTCCTGCCAGTCCTCTGGATGCTGCCAACCGTCCTGCCCAACTGTGGTCTGCAGACCTGTGACCTGCAACCCCTCCTGCTGCTGA
- the LOC116887112 gene encoding keratin-associated protein 12-1-like isoform X1 has protein sequence MCHTSCSSGCQPSCCVSSSCQPSCCVSSPCQPSCYVSSPCQSSSCWPAICIPVRYQVACCVPVSCGPTVCMAPSCQSSVCVPVSCRPVCVTSSCQSSGCCQPSCPTVVCRPVTCNPSCC, from the coding sequence ATGTGTCACACCAGCTGTTCTTCAGGGTGCCAGCCCTCCTGCTGTGTGTCCAGCTCCTGCCAGCCCTCCTGCTGTGTGTCCAGCCCCTGCCAGCCATCCTGCTATGTGTCCAGCCCCTGCCAATCATCCAGCTGCTGGCCTGCTATATGCATTCCTGTGAGATACCAGGTAGCCTGCTGTGTACCTGTAAGCTGCGGGCCCACTGTGTGCATGGCTCCCTCCTGccagtcctctgtgtgtgtgcccgtgaGCTGCCGGCCAGTCTGTGTGACCTCCTCCTGCCAGTCCTCTGGATGCTGCCAACCGTCCTGCCCAACTGTGGTCTGCAGACCTGTGACCTGCAACCCCTCCTGCTGCTGA